AAGCCCCTGCTGAAATATCTAAACCGGAAAAAACCATCGAGATCACACTGACCTTATCCGACGACAAAGGCTTTCAGGAAATCCTCGAACAACAAAAAGGGAAAGTCGTGCTCGTCGATTTCTGGGCGCTCTGGTGTGTTCCTTGTAGAAAGAATTTCCATCATACTGTCGAATGGAAAACGAAATTCGCCGAACAGGGCCTGACGGTCATTTCCGTCAGTATGGATGAATCCGATGAAGACACGCAAAAAGAGGTCTTGGAGTTTCTGGAAGAACAGGATGCCCAGTTCACAAATATACTGGCGACAGCATCCGACGATCAGGATCCAATGAAAACATTTGGAATTGATAACGATACTTTACCACATTATCGAATTTACGATCGAACTGGATCACTCGTCAAGAAATTTTATTTTAAGGAACCAGATCAGAGCTTCACCCAGGCAGATATCGAGACTGCTTTAGAGACAACTCTGAAACAGAAACCGGAATAACCGCCTTTTCTCGATTGAGTGGAAAACATGATCCGTAAACTCTGGTCGACCTGCATTGATGAACTGTTCGGCTTTTATCTCCTGCATCGGTTTTTCTATTACCAGAAACAACCGCTGGTCGTTTCCAACGCAGGCGAATCGGTCCCCGAACTCCACAGCGGAGATCTGACCACGTTTTTTTCGCCCGTTCCCACAGCGGCACAACTGGAATATCAGCCCCGACTAAGACCGGCATCGAAGCTTACATTTGATGCCGCCGAGGTCGAGGATTTCCAATTCCTCAGTTCGATTCAAACGACGTTTCCTGAGAATGATCTGGTAAAAGGCCGCCACTGGAAATCGACGGCTGTCTCACGCGAATCGGGAGCATCGCCGCGTTATACCGTGGTCGCCGTCGATGGAATCGTGCAGATGGGAATCCGCAGTTTTAACAGGCTTGCACAACGTCTCACGCCCTGCGGCGTGGATGTCGTTATGCTGGACAGCCCGTTTAACTACCGACGCACGCCGGCAGGCTATCGTCCCGGACAACTGATTGCCGGCGGTAACCTGGATCATCAGCTCACCGTCGCCCGTCAAGGCGTACTGGACCTTTGGAGCCTGATTCTCGCTTTGCAAAACCAGGGACATCAGATCGGTCTCGTGGGCATCAGTCACGGTGCCTGGATGTCCCTGACAGCGGCCTTGTTAATCGATCAGCTCGAATTCGTGATGGCGATCACCCCCCCCGTTGACCTGTTCCATATCCTGGAAGAAGGGGGAACAGTTGTAAACGCGATTCGCCGTGGTGTCGGCGATGATGTCACTGAACCGGAACGGCTGGAACAACTCACCCGCCCCCTGGTAGTCCCCAACTGGCAGCCCCGTCTGGATGCTTCTGCCATCCACCTGCACGTCGCCGACTTCGATCGCTTTGTTCCCTCATTCCGCATTCAAGCACTGGCCGAACAATGGCAGGCAAAATCCTCCCACCATCGATTAGGTCATATCGAAGCCACCACAGGTCCGAAAGTCGTCGCACAGGTCGCGGAAGACGTTCTTGATTTCTGGAATTTGAAGCCGCAGTAACATTTTTTTGAGCGCTCAAAATTTGCAGATCATTCACAGGAAATCGCCGCGTAAACACCAACCGTTATAATCTGTATGACCTGTCTCAATTCACTGACGTTTCTATTTTTCTATCCAGATTTCGTTGATTAAATGCATCATGTTGTCGCTTCGCAACTTATTCTTTCAGCATAGCCTCAATTGCAGAATGACTTGATCGTCTTCTGCTCAGTTGAAGCTTCCAGTGGGCCAGCTTTTTTATCTATTCAGTTAGATAAAAGAATTTAATTCGTCTTTATAGTAAACCTATTTTGATTCAGTTCAAAAAAGGGAAGCTGCCAAGGGAGCAACTATGCAGGTACGAGTTCGCGATTTAATGACGGTCAATCCGGTCAGTGTGCTGACAGGAACAAGCCTCCAGGAAGCGGCGACGCAAATGATCCTGGCTGAATCTGCTGAGATCTATGTGATCGATCAGCAACAAAGGCTCATCGGGGTAGTACCCGATTATGCGATTCTCAAGCACAAACTGATGCATCAGCATCTGAATGATCCCATCGACTCGATAATGAATGTGCAACTCGAGTCACTCTCCCCCGAAGACGACGCACTGCAACTGGCCCACCTGTTTCGTGATCGCCGCAATAGCTGCATGGCTGTTACCGAGCAAGGTCGACTGGTTGGCAAACTGAGTTGCCGGGATCTCTTTCGCACCATCATGACACTGGATTCAATTGAATCAACAGAAGAACAGTCATCAGTAGCAGATTCACAATCCACAGCAGAATCCGATTCACCTGCTTCTTCGATGAACCCACCTCACCTCAACCGCTACAGTCTGAGAAAACAACTGCTCCAGTTAAACGGCCCCAAATGCAAGTAACCTGCCTCTAACCTGTCAGCTTTGGGCCTTTAAATCTACGCCCATATCTGCAAACAGGTAAATCATATCATCCCAGACATTCTTCTTCGCGGAAGGATTACGCAACAAATACGAGGGATGGTATGTGCAGACAACCCGCGCCCGACCATACTCATAAAACTGTCCCCGCATCTTCCCGATCGGCAACTCGGAATGTAGCAGATTCTTCGCCGCCACTGAGCCCCAGCAGACAATGTAGTCGGGATCGACGATCTCAATCTGGGCATCCAGAAATCCACGGCAGTTATCAGCTTCTTCGTTTGTCGGATTCCGGTTTCCCGGCGGTCGACAACGCAGAATATTTGCGATGTAAATGTCGCTGCGTTTTATCTGGCAGGCTTCGATAATCTTATCCATCAACTTCCCTGCCCGACCAACGAACGGTTCTCCCTGTTTATCCTCGTCGGCACCGGGGGCTTCGCCGATAAACATGATTTTAGCTTTTGGATTCCCCACGCCAAAGACGGTTTGCGTTCGTGTTGAAGCCAGCTCCGGGCATTTTTTACATTTCGCAACCTTCGCGGCAACGATCTCCAACTCTGCCTGTCGTTCGGCTTTGGTCAATTTCGATTTTGCTGTTCGAGCCACACTCATTTCCTTTCGAGGGGTTTCAGTCTCGTTGACGACATCACGGGGCGCGATCTCGGCCGGTGCCGACGGCAGGGGTGATCCCGCTTCCAGCACCGGTTGTGTTTCCCTCTGAACCGGAGAGGGCTCAGGAGGCTGAGACACAACGGGCGCAGCCGGTTGAATCGCGGGAGCTTCTTCGACAGGCGGTTGTGGAACCGGAGCCATACGCTTCAAATGCGTGACTCCCGCACGTTGCCAGCTTTCAATTAATTGGCGGGCTGCCCGCTGCGAACGTCGGTCCGCACTTTCATTCATGACGCATGACCTGTCTTTATCGTTTCACCTTACAGCCCGGCACTGCAGCTTTGAACTTATCGACACCTTCATCAGTCACTTGAGAGAAACTGAGCTGAAGCTCTTTGAGATTTTTCAAAGCAGCCAGCTTCTCCAGGCCCGCATCACCAATTTCTGTTTTACTCAAATTGAGATATTCCAGTTTTTTGAGCGGCAACAACGCATCTAATCCGTCATCGGTGATCTGTGTTCCTTCCAGATTGAGACGATTCAATTCGGTGAAACCAGAAATGACCTTCAGACCCTCGTCTGTGGTTCCCGTTCCCCACAGCCCCAGCCGCGTCAGTTTCTTCAGATCTTTGATCTGTTCCAACCCTGGGTCACCGATCATTGATTCATCCAAGTCGAGATAAGTCAGATTTGTCAAACCGGACAGATTCTTCATCCCTTCATCGGTCACCACGGTATCTCGCAAATGCAGTGTCTGGAGATTTTTCATGTCCTTGATGTTCTCAATACCGGGATTGCCCACAAAGTCCCGCCGTAAATGCAACGCTTCCATGTTGGTCATGTTTTTCAGATGCTTCATACCCTCATCGGAAATCTCGGTATCGTCCAGTTCCAGCGAAACCAGATTTTTATCCTTGAGCAGTTCCAGCGTTTTATCGGAAATATTGCGTCCCCACGTATTCAACCGCTGCAGATTGGGAAGTTGCGCGACATCTTTCATACCTTCGTCGGTCACCTGAGTCGCCTGTACCTTGAGCACTTTCAGGTTCTTCATCCCTTTGATCAACGGCATCCCTTCATCGTTGATTTCTTTATTGAACCGCAGATCCAGGTCTTTCAACTTGGGAAATGCGGCAACCACTTTCAAAGCATCATTGGTAATATTCGTCGCCCGCAGTGAAAGCACCTGCAGATCCTGTAGATCAGCCAGATTCTTGACCCCTTCGTCACCGATGGCGGTCGCCTCCAGATTTAAGAACCACAGTTTTTTCTTCTTGCCGATCTCTTCGGTCGCCGTATCGGTAAAATTGGGGCCCCAGATGGTCAATCGCTCCAGTGAAGGCAGACCCTCTAGATGCTTCAGGTCCTCATCTTTGGCGTTCGTGCCTTTCAAATCCAGAATCAGCACGCGTCCATCATCCGAAAGCACCATCTTCGCATCCAGGTCTTTAAATGCCTGAACGGCTTCAGGCGAATCCGGTTCCGCCGCCGACTTCTGTTTCGCATCCTTTGCCTGTTCACCCGCACCGGTTGAGCTCGACTTTTCTTGAGAGGCAGGAGTCGGGGGCGCACTCGAACTGGGGCATCCCGTTAACAGACATAAACCTACCAGAGAAAGAATCGCTTTCATTTTCATACTAACATCCCTTGTTGTGCTCGATCCGGCTCATAAATTCAGTTGTTCAAATCATTTTGAGAGAGCATAACAGATTCTCAAATGTCTTTCAGCTTTCAAGACGAAAACCAATCAACATCAAAGATTCATCGAACCCTCCTACGATACTAACAATGATCCCCAAAATAGACCGCTGGCAGAAACATTGCAATTCAAAGCATCTGTTTTCTGCAACTACTTGCGATTCCCTACCCAAACCGAGTATACTCAAAAGGCATAAACGCGCCCCGATGCGTTTAGCTTGATGACAGACCTGTTTACCAGCCCGTACCAGATTACGACGCCAATAAATCAAAGGATCTACAAGTGACACACCGCCTCTCCCTCGCCCCCCTGAGATTCTTAAGCCTGAGCTTAATTCTCTGTCTGTTCTGCCAGCAGGTTCCCGCCAAAGACTGGCCCACCTATCTGGTCGACAAAGAACGAGCCGGTGCGACTTCCGATACCTTCCAGCTTCCATTAACTCCCGCCTGGAAGTACGCGGCTCCCGCTGCTCCGAAAACAGGTCAGACCGATCCGGGTGAGCGGGTCATCGAAGGGCATGATCTCGAATCACGCGTCGATTTTGATGACGCCCTCCATGTCGCACTCGCACAAGGCAAAGCCTACTTCGGTTCGTCTGTCGATCATCAGATTCGCTGTGTCGACTTGAAGTCCGGCAAGGTACTCTGGCGTTTTTATACGGGTGGTCCGATCCGTTTAGCACCGACTTATGACAACTCCAAAATCTATTTCGGCTCAGACGATGGTTTCGTGTATTGCCTGGACGCTGCGACGGGAAAAGAAGTCTGGAAATTACGAGCCGGGCTCAACGAAGAAATGATCATTGCCCGGGGAGAAATGGTTTCACGCTGGCCCGTCAGAACGAGCATTCTATTAGACGACGGCATCGCCTACTTTGGAGCCGGCATTTTCCCTCATGAAAATATTTACCTCTACGCCGTCAATGCCGACTCCGGTAAAGTCGTCTGGAAAATCGACAATCTCAGCCAGACCAGCGCCGGCCGCAATGAACTTTCTCCACAGGGTTACCTGCTGGCCAACGACGAATTTCTGTTCATTCCCTCCGGTCGCTCTCTCCCCGCTGCCTTCAACAAGAAAACGGGAGAGCAGGAACACAAGCGATCATACAGCTGGAGAAGCACAGCCGGGGGCGTGGTCGGCGGAACGCAGGCCTTACTGGCTGACGGTCAGATCTACTCCATGGGAGCACATCATATCCTGGCATTATCTCAGGATAAAGGGGACGTCGGTTTTGCCTGGATCAACGGTCAACAAATGGCCGTTCAGGGAGAGTTCGCTTATCTCGCGACTGGAAGTGAAGTCCTCAAAGTCAATCGGCAGGAACATGCCGTTGGCTCACAAAAGGCACACAAAAATGACATGACCATCAAGAGCCTGTTTTCCAAACTGCGAAAACTCAAGGGCGAAAAAGCAAAAGCCGCCCGCGCGGAAATCAAAACGTTACAGGACGAAAACAAAAAACTTGCTAAAGCAGGCTTGATCTGGGAACAGGCAACACCCGCCCGCGATGCATTGATTGTCGCGGGAGACAAAGTCGTTGTCGGCGGTCAGGATCAGGTTTTGATTCTCGATGAGAAATCAGGCAAGGTCCTGGAAACACTGAATGTCAAAGGGCAGGCACGCGGCCTGGCGGTCTCTGACGGTCAACTTGTCGTCAGCACATCCGCAGGCGAAATTATCGCCTTTCGCACAGCAACCGAGACCAAATCTTCCGAACAGCCTGTTGACGCCGTCACTCTCAAAACACCTTACCCCGAAGACAAGCTGACATCCCTGTATGAACAGGCTGCCAAAGATATTTTGGCTCATACCAATGTTAAAGACGGCTTCTGTCTGGTACTGGGTAATGAAGACGGCAGACTCGCCTATGAACTGGCACGAAACAGTAATCTTAAAATTTATTGTATCGAACCCGACAGCGCCAAAGTCGCAGCCGCCCGCGAAAAACTGAGCCAGGCCGGCTATTACGGTCACCGCATTACCATCCACCAGACGGAACTCTCTCCGCTCCCTTATTCACGGTACTTCGCAAATCTGATCGTTTCCGACACCCTACTCAAAACCGGTCAGATTCCGGGAATTCCCAAAGACATCGCCACACACGTCAAACCACTCGGCGGAACGATCTGCCTGGGTGCTCCCGCAAATTCAAAATCAGAAACAGCCGCCTCTTCGAAATTAACGGATTGGCTCAAACAGACCAAACTCGGTGAGACGGCGCAGATCAAAGACCTCGGTAGCTATGCCCTGCTCAAACGGGGTGCATTACCGGGAGCCGGCAGCTGGTCTCACCAGTATGGTGACCCGGGAAATACGGCCAGCAGTAAAGATCAACGCGTCCGCGGCGGCCTGGGGGTACTCTGGTTTGGTGATCCTGGCGAAAAGAAAATGGTCAACCGCCACGAAGGCGCCGTCGGCCCGCTGGCGATTAACGGTCGCCTGTTTATTCAAGGCGAAAGTACCATCATGGCGTTCGACGCCTACAACGGCTTGTTCCTCTGGGAACGCGAAAACCCACAGGCTATTCGAACCGGCGTATTTCAAAACCAGAACCCCGGTAACCTCGTTGCCAGCGACGATAGCCTGTTCTTCATGATGAAAGAGAGCTGCTACCAGTTGGACGCCGCGACCGGCAAAACCGTCGCGAAAATCCCACTGCCGGAAAAACTCAACGATGGAAAACATGAGTGGGGTTATCTCGCCTATCAGGACGGTCTGATTTTTGGAACCGCCACCACGCGAAATGAACTTGAAGCCCGTCTGAAGCGACGCGGTCGTAAAACCGATGATTCCACCGACGCCCTGTTTGCCATCGATGTCAAAACCGGAAAGCCAGTCTGGAGCTACCAGGGCAAAAATATCGCCCACCATACCATTGCCATCGGACCCGAAGCCGCTTATTTCATCGACAGCTCCATCACCAGCGAGCAACGTGCCGATATCCTGCGGCAGGATAAATCACACCTGAAAGAGTTGACGGGCAAAGAACGCGAAATTGCCGAAGATCGCCTGAAAAAACAGGACCTGCGTCTGGCCGTCGCCCTCGACATAAAGACCGGTAAAAAGCTCTGGGCGAATCCCGTCGACGTGACCGACTGTAGTGAAATCGGCATCGGGGGCGGCAAATTATCCCTGCTCTATCAGAACAATGTGTTAGTCATCTGTGGTGCGAATGCGAACGGCCACTATTGGAAACAGTTCATCGCCGGCGATTTCTCCCGCCGACGAATGGTGGCACTCAATTCCGCCGATGGTTCGATTCTCTGGAAGAAAGATGCCAACTATCGGCATCGCCCGATTATCGTCGGCGACAAAATCATCGCCGAGCCCTGGTCCTACGACCTTTACACCGGAATTCAACATACACGCAAACATCCCCTCACCGGGCAGCAGGTTCCCTGGAGTATTATGCGGGAAGGCCATCACTGCGGCATGCTCGCGGCTTCAGAAAATCTGTTGATGTTCCGTTCCGGCTACACCGGTTTCTACGACCTTGAAAAAGACGGCGGCACGCGGCACTTTGCCGGTCACCGCACCGGTTGCTGGATCAACGCCATTCCTGCCAACGGTCTGGTGATGATTCCCGAATCCAGTGCCGGCTGTGTCTGCCTGTTCTCAATTTCCTCCACGATTGTGCTCGAACCGCGCGAAGAACGAACGCACTGGACCATCTTCAGCTCGGTCGGTCCGAAAACCCCCGTGCAACACATGGCCCTCAACATGGGAGCTCCCGGCGACCGACGCGATGCCCATGGCACGGTCTGGATGGCGTATCCCCGTCCACGCCCCAGCCGGGAAACCGGACTCGACTTCAAATTCGATATCAAACCCAAATTCGCCGCAGGCGGTGGATACAACAGTCTCAATGAAATCACACACCCTGTCAAAGAAGCGGAACCACCCTGGGTCTATACATCCTGGGCACGCGGTTTACAAGAATGTACGATTCCCCTGTTAGGCAAGAACGATGCTCCCGCAACCTATTCTGTGGAACTTTCGTTCTCAGATCTGGAACCGGTCGCGTTGAAAGATCAGCAGGAACCGCCTCTGTTTGAGATCAAGCTGCAGGGAAAAGTCGTCAAAAAGGATTTCAATCCGCACGCGGCCAAAACAATTCAGGTACAGAAATTTAATAACGTCTCTGTGAAAGATAATCTGCAGTTGGAATTCGTTCCACAAAATGAAAGCGCAAAACAAATGCCGCCTGCATTAAGTGGAATTGAAATTATCCGCTCAGATTCATAGACTGGTCCTCTGATTCCGATCTTGAACCAGTTCTCTCTTTCAAGCGAGATAATGTGAATTATTCCCTGCAATGCAAACGAGCCTGTCTCTGTCTGATTTTGATTCTGTTCAGTTTCAGCGGGCTGACTTCCGCCCATGCGCTGGAGTTGACGCTCGATCCACCCGGAGATCGTGAATTCGTTCGCGATCTCGCAGGCATGTTGGACGAAAACACCACCAAGCAGATCAAAGAACTCTGCGACAAGCTGCTCACCGACAAAGCCACACCAATCATTGTGGTCACCATTGATTCGATGGCCAAACATGGCGGGGCCGACATGCGAATCGAAACCTTCGCCACACTTCTGTTCAATCAGTGGCAGATCGGCCATGCCAAACTGGGGGACCAGGACTGGAACACCGGCATCTTACTGTTGGTTTCGAAAGACGACCGTAAAGCTCGGATCGAACTCGGTGCTGGCTGGGGTCATCGCGAAGATAAACTCTGCCAGCAGATTATGAACGATTATATCATCGCCAACTTCAAGCAGGGAAAGTTTGACGCAGGTATCCTGGCCGGAGTGGAAGCACTCGACAAGATGGCGCGCAAGCTGGAACTGCCCACGAAACCTGTTTCTCCCTGGACTTATGTCATTATCGCGGTCGCCATCGGGCTGGTCATATTCACGTTCGTCTCGCTCATCCGTCGCGGCTCCAGTGGCTGGGCCTGGTTGTTCTGGGGTGTCGTCTTCGCCGTCATTGGCACGATCCTGTATCAAATGTTAAATAACCGTGGCGGCGGTGGTGGTGGCTTTAGTGGCGGCTCATTTGGAGGTGGCTTCTCCGGAGGCGGCGGGGCATCCGGTTCCTGGTAACCAGCCTCCCCCTCTCACACAAGTTTGAAAGTAACAACTCATGCAGAGCGCATTTACTTATTTAACCGAAGACCAACAGAAACAGGTCGAGCAGGCAGTCGTCGAAGCCGAACAACAGACATCCTGCGAAATCGTACCTGTTCTGGCAACGTCTTCAGGCCGTTACGACCGCCCCGAAGACATCGTCGGGCTCTGGCTGACAGTCATCACGGCGATCACTCTCTGGTTCTTGTTCCCCAGGACCGCCGGACAGGCAGGAGACTGGGGCGGCATGCCTGTAGTCGTCGAACTGATCCTGGCCGCGCTGTTATTGGTCCTGGCGTTCATCATTGGCGCCGTCGCCGGCAGTCGCATTGGCTGGCTCAGACGCCTCTTCACACCCCGCCAGCAAATGCAGGATGAAGTCGCCGCCCGGGCACGCGAAATCTTCTTTGACAAACGTGTCCACCATACCGAAGGGGGAACCGGCATCCTGATCTACATCTCCCTCTTTGAGCACATGGCCGTCGCTCTGGCTGATCAGGCGGTCATCGACAAGCTCGGCCAAACCTTCATCGACCAGCTCTGCCAGAAACTGACCGAAGGCCTGCATTCAGGCGATGCAACCACAGCAATATGCGATGTCATCCAGGAAATCGGCACACAGGCCTCCACACCCCTGCCCCGCGCAGAAGATGATCAGAATGAATTGCACGATGTCCTGGTACTCATCGACTAAGTCCGTCCGCTGCTGTTCCAAAAGTATCTTAACATTGTTATGCGGAATATCGCGTTTTTTAAACGCAATTCTGTGCCCGGTTTCTGGTAATAACCGTTACCCCTTCGCATACAACCTGCCTGTCTTGATGCAAAAGCATGCAGAAACTTCACTAAAAGCACGCTTCATTGTGTCGTATCGACGCCTATCGACCACACTTCACGCCACGTTCAAACCCGATCCCCCCTTTTCAAAGCATCTCGCGCCTTGATGAGAGCACTTCGAAAACAGGGAACATTCAGCACAACTCCCCTTTATTCAGCAGCATTTCATCACTAGTTCTCTCTCTTCACACCACATGTCTGCCAAAGAAAAGCATGTCGTTTCAGTTTGTCACTACTGTCGACATTCGCACTCATTTGGTATAATGAACAGACAGACGTAGTACGAATTCAGCACTGATCATAATCAGGCTGTATAAAGCGAACATCGTTTCCACTTTGAATAAAGGAAGACATCATGACTGACCGAAATCGATTGGATGAACTGATCGGCGCTCTGGAACAACAGCGCGATGAACTCGCATTGAAAATTCATCTCGGCAAACAGGAAGCCAAAGACGAATGGGAAAAGGTCACCGACAAGCTGAATCAACTGCAGGATGACTACAAACCGGTGAAAGACGCCATGAAAGAATCAGCCGGCAGCGTAGTCGATTCGCTGTTCAACGTCGGCAAAGAAATTCAGGAGAGCTTTCAGCGCATCCGTAAATCACTCTGATAATCACTGATGGAACTCCGGATAGAGCACAGAAACGTTACTCAGTAAGCATTTGATTTATGGAAATCTCAGTCACGCAAACGCTGATTATCAGTATTCTCGTGCTCTATGTCGGATCGTTCCTCATAGACCATCTTCGCTGGTTGAGTAAATACAACATCCCCTCAGCCGTGGTAGGCGGCATCCTCTGCAGCCTGATCGTGGCAATTTACTACACCGTAACCGGACGGGAAATCACGTTTGACCTCTCGTTGCGCGATCTACTGTTGCTCGTCTTCTTCAGCACCATCGGCTTATCAGCAAAGCTCCGGACCTTAGCGGACGGCGGCATCGCACTGGGCAAGATGTTGCTCATTTCCATCCTGTTTCTGGTTTTGCAAAATGTCGCCGGCATCAGCGTTGCCGCTCTGTTTGGTTTCAATTCGGGTTATGGTCTGATGGCGGGAAGTATTTCCTTCGCCGGCGGATTCGGTACGGCAATCAGCTGGGGAGAAGTTGCCCGGGAAGCCGGTCTCCACGGTGCAACGGAAGCGGGAATCGCCTGCGCCACCTTCGGCCTGATCGCCGGCGGTTTAATCGGTGGCCCGCTCGCTGAGTACTTGATTCAAAAAAACAGGCTCAATGGAGAAATTGAGCCGGAAAGCCTGGAAAACGAGACCGAATCGGGCACCAGTTCGATCCCCGTCACCATCGAAGGCATGCTCGGCACCATTCTGGCTTTGGCGATTTGTGTTTCTGCCGGCGATGTCGTCAATCAATGGTTACATACCAAAGGACTCGGATTACCCGGCTTTCTCACCGCACTGTTTGTAGGAATTGTGTTAACCAACACTCTGGACCTCTTTCAGAAAGAACTCCATTCTAACGCCATCCGACTCTGCGGAGATATCTCACTGGAACTGTTTCTCAGTATGAGTCTGATGAGTATGCAGCTCTGGACGCTGGCTTCCAGTGTCGGCCCGTTGCTAACCGTCGTCGTGGCCCAGATCCTCGTGATGGCACTCATTGCGTACCACATTGTGTTTCGTTTTATGGGAAGAAATTATGACGCAGCAGTCATGTCGGGTGGCTTCATCGGCCTCGGGTTAGGCGCCACCCCGGTCGCAATGGCAAACATGAACGCGCTCGTCAAAAAGTATGGCGCCTCCCCACAGGCATTTCTGGTGATCCCCTTAATGGGGGCCTTCTTTATTGATATCGCCAATGCCATGATCTTGCGACTGTTTTTGTCACTGCATATTTATTGAACGCCGTCCCCGTTGCAGACACCGATTCGCTATTCGTTGTTCAGCGATTTCAACCAGATCGAATTCAATCGCAGTCCCGGAATACCGCCGGCGTTGGCTGCCTGAATGGTGAGCGTCTGCTGGCCCGCTTTCAGTTCCAGTGTTCCCACGGATCGCTTGAGAAACACATTCTGGCTCGTGCTCATCGGCAGCTCACAGTTGAGCTTCGACTTACCGACTGATATTTCCAGCGTCCCTGCGGCAGGCGAGGCATCTCGATACCCGTAACTCAACTCCACCGTATATCGCCCCGGCTTCAGCACATCCAGTTGCCAGGTCGCACTGCCGGCGTTCGATTTCCAGCCGTCGATCGTATCCCAGTCGTAGCCGTCAAACGAATATTCCAGCCCGTCCCCTTTGAGAATCGCCCAGCTCGGCTGCAGTTCCACAACCGGTTCCTCGGAATCGCCCACCGGAATCGCCGCCGGCTGATAGACTTGGCCCTCGGTCACATCATCAAACCAGCGCAAGAATTCGTTCCGCAGTCGTGATGCTACCTCGGGGTACTTCCGTGAGACATCTTTCGTCTCTCCCG
This window of the Gimesia fumaroli genome carries:
- a CDS encoding outer membrane protein assembly factor BamB family protein yields the protein MTHRLSLAPLRFLSLSLILCLFCQQVPAKDWPTYLVDKERAGATSDTFQLPLTPAWKYAAPAAPKTGQTDPGERVIEGHDLESRVDFDDALHVALAQGKAYFGSSVDHQIRCVDLKSGKVLWRFYTGGPIRLAPTYDNSKIYFGSDDGFVYCLDAATGKEVWKLRAGLNEEMIIARGEMVSRWPVRTSILLDDGIAYFGAGIFPHENIYLYAVNADSGKVVWKIDNLSQTSAGRNELSPQGYLLANDEFLFIPSGRSLPAAFNKKTGEQEHKRSYSWRSTAGGVVGGTQALLADGQIYSMGAHHILALSQDKGDVGFAWINGQQMAVQGEFAYLATGSEVLKVNRQEHAVGSQKAHKNDMTIKSLFSKLRKLKGEKAKAARAEIKTLQDENKKLAKAGLIWEQATPARDALIVAGDKVVVGGQDQVLILDEKSGKVLETLNVKGQARGLAVSDGQLVVSTSAGEIIAFRTATETKSSEQPVDAVTLKTPYPEDKLTSLYEQAAKDILAHTNVKDGFCLVLGNEDGRLAYELARNSNLKIYCIEPDSAKVAAAREKLSQAGYYGHRITIHQTELSPLPYSRYFANLIVSDTLLKTGQIPGIPKDIATHVKPLGGTICLGAPANSKSETAASSKLTDWLKQTKLGETAQIKDLGSYALLKRGALPGAGSWSHQYGDPGNTASSKDQRVRGGLGVLWFGDPGEKKMVNRHEGAVGPLAINGRLFIQGESTIMAFDAYNGLFLWERENPQAIRTGVFQNQNPGNLVASDDSLFFMMKESCYQLDAATGKTVAKIPLPEKLNDGKHEWGYLAYQDGLIFGTATTRNELEARLKRRGRKTDDSTDALFAIDVKTGKPVWSYQGKNIAHHTIAIGPEAAYFIDSSITSEQRADILRQDKSHLKELTGKEREIAEDRLKKQDLRLAVALDIKTGKKLWANPVDVTDCSEIGIGGGKLSLLYQNNVLVICGANANGHYWKQFIAGDFSRRRMVALNSADGSILWKKDANYRHRPIIVGDKIIAEPWSYDLYTGIQHTRKHPLTGQQVPWSIMREGHHCGMLAASENLLMFRSGYTGFYDLEKDGGTRHFAGHRTGCWINAIPANGLVMIPESSAGCVCLFSISSTIVLEPREERTHWTIFSSVGPKTPVQHMALNMGAPGDRRDAHGTVWMAYPRPRPSRETGLDFKFDIKPKFAAGGGYNSLNEITHPVKEAEPPWVYTSWARGLQECTIPLLGKNDAPATYSVELSFSDLEPVALKDQQEPPLFEIKLQGKVVKKDFNPHAAKTIQVQKFNNVSVKDNLQLEFVPQNESAKQMPPALSGIEIIRSDS
- a CDS encoding TPM domain-containing protein produces the protein MQSAFTYLTEDQQKQVEQAVVEAEQQTSCEIVPVLATSSGRYDRPEDIVGLWLTVITAITLWFLFPRTAGQAGDWGGMPVVVELILAALLLVLAFIIGAVAGSRIGWLRRLFTPRQQMQDEVAARAREIFFDKRVHHTEGGTGILIYISLFEHMAVALADQAVIDKLGQTFIDQLCQKLTEGLHSGDATTAICDVIQEIGTQASTPLPRAEDDQNELHDVLVLID
- a CDS encoding TPM domain-containing protein, whose protein sequence is MNYSLQCKRACLCLILILFSFSGLTSAHALELTLDPPGDREFVRDLAGMLDENTTKQIKELCDKLLTDKATPIIVVTIDSMAKHGGADMRIETFATLLFNQWQIGHAKLGDQDWNTGILLLVSKDDRKARIELGAGWGHREDKLCQQIMNDYIIANFKQGKFDAGILAGVEALDKMARKLELPTKPVSPWTYVIIAVAIGLVIFTFVSLIRRGSSGWAWLFWGVVFAVIGTILYQMLNNRGGGGGGFSGGSFGGGFSGGGGASGSW
- the gltS gene encoding sodium/glutamate symporter, yielding MEISVTQTLIISILVLYVGSFLIDHLRWLSKYNIPSAVVGGILCSLIVAIYYTVTGREITFDLSLRDLLLLVFFSTIGLSAKLRTLADGGIALGKMLLISILFLVLQNVAGISVAALFGFNSGYGLMAGSISFAGGFGTAISWGEVAREAGLHGATEAGIACATFGLIAGGLIGGPLAEYLIQKNRLNGEIEPESLENETESGTSSIPVTIEGMLGTILALAICVSAGDVVNQWLHTKGLGLPGFLTALFVGIVLTNTLDLFQKELHSNAIRLCGDISLELFLSMSLMSMQLWTLASSVGPLLTVVVAQILVMALIAYHIVFRFMGRNYDAAVMSGGFIGLGLGATPVAMANMNALVKKYGASPQAFLVIPLMGAFFIDIANAMILRLFLSLHIY